The nucleotide sequence GAGGCCAAGTACTTCGAGAGCGAGAAGATGGCCTACATCCTCGCGCTCGCATCCACGGCCGTGATCATCCTCACCGGGCTCGTGAAGGTGGCGGCCCACGCCGTCGACCTGCCCGCGGGGCTGCTCGCGGTCGCCACACCCGTCCACGACATCGCGACGGTGGCCATGCTCGCCTTCTTCCTGGCCCACGTCTTCTTCGCGGCGGTCCTGCCCATGAGCTGGCCGGTGCTCGTCTCCATGTTCACCGGCTACGTCTCACGCGAGCACGCCGAGAAGGAGCACGCCGGCTGGATGGCGGAGCTTCAGGGCCGCGAGGTCACCGATCCCGGCGCGAGCTA is from Anaerosoma tenue and encodes:
- a CDS encoding cytochrome b/b6 domain-containing protein; its protein translation is EAKYFESEKMAYILALASTAVIILTGLVKVAAHAVDLPAGLLAVATPVHDIATVAMLAFFLAHVFFAAVLPMSWPVLVSMFTGYVSREHAEKEHAGWMAELQGREVTDPGAS